The following proteins are co-located in the Pedobacter frigiditerrae genome:
- a CDS encoding response regulator transcription factor, whose amino-acid sequence MSLQVKNYKQTILYGISFAFLLALIKWLEIRYVIFQHSFEIYAGAIALIFTILGIWLALKLAKPRIETRIIEKEVFINRVDEFKFNRAAADNLGLSDREIEVLQLMANGLSNQEIADKLFISLNTIKTHISRIFEKMDVKRRTQAIELAKNLSIISY is encoded by the coding sequence ATGTCTTTGCAGGTTAAAAATTATAAACAAACCATATTATACGGCATCAGCTTTGCTTTTTTATTGGCTTTAATTAAATGGCTCGAAATACGTTATGTGATATTTCAGCATTCTTTTGAAATTTATGCGGGAGCAATTGCTTTAATCTTTACCATTTTGGGAATATGGTTAGCACTAAAACTGGCTAAGCCAAGAATTGAAACTAGAATAATCGAAAAAGAAGTTTTCATAAACAGAGTTGATGAATTTAAATTCAATAGAGCAGCCGCTGATAATTTGGGATTAAGCGACAGAGAAATTGAAGTGCTACAACTGATGGCAAATGGTTTAAGTAATCAAGAAATTGCCGACAAATTATTTATCTCCTTAAATACCATCAAAACGCACATTAGCAGAATCTTTGAAAAGATGGACGTAAAACGCCGAACGCAAGCGATAGAACTAGCCAAAAACCTATCCATCATCTCTTACTGA